One Bacillus amyloliquefaciens DSM 7 = ATCC 23350 DNA window includes the following coding sequences:
- the sdhC gene encoding succinate dehydrogenase cytochrome B558 has protein sequence MSGNREFYFRRLHSLLGVIPVGIFLIQHLVVNQFAARGADAFNKAAGFMDSLPFRYALEIFIIFLPLIYHAVYGVYIAFTAKNNAGHYSYFRNWMFVLQRVTGILTLIFVSWHVWQTRIAAQMGAEVNFDMMANILSSPFMLGFYIVGVLSVIFHFSNGLWSFAVTWGITVTPRSQRISTYVTLIIFLALSYVGLKAIFAFV, from the coding sequence ATGTCTGGGAACAGAGAGTTTTATTTTCGAAGATTGCATTCCTTGCTCGGTGTTATTCCGGTCGGCATCTTTTTGATCCAGCATTTAGTCGTCAACCAATTTGCCGCAAGGGGAGCAGATGCGTTTAACAAGGCGGCCGGCTTTATGGACAGTCTGCCGTTCAGGTATGCGTTAGAAATTTTTATTATTTTCTTACCTTTAATTTATCATGCGGTTTACGGTGTGTACATAGCATTTACTGCGAAAAACAACGCTGGCCACTACAGTTATTTCAGAAACTGGATGTTTGTGCTTCAGCGTGTCACTGGTATTCTCACCCTTATTTTCGTCAGCTGGCATGTGTGGCAGACGCGGATTGCCGCACAGATGGGCGCTGAAGTCAACTTTGATATGATGGCGAATATTTTGAGCTCGCCGTTCATGCTCGGTTTTTACATTGTAGGCGTTTTATCGGTCATTTTTCACTTTTCAAACGGCTTATGGTCTTTTGCGGTCACATGGGGGATCACGGTCACGCCGCGTTCTCAAAGAATTTCGACTTACGTGACGCTGATTATATTTTTAGCGCTTTCATACGTCGGTCTAAAAGCAATTTTTGCGTTTGTGTAA
- a CDS encoding YslB family protein produces MKNNYEAALEPLTELDVSAYGYELIREIVLPDILGPEHSSMMYWAGKRLARKFPLQSWEEIPAFFEKAGWGTLTNTGSKKQELEFELEGPLVSSRLKHQKEPCFQLEAGFIAEQIQLMNDQIAESYEQVKKRADKVVLTVKWDMKDPV; encoded by the coding sequence ATGAAGAATAATTATGAAGCAGCTTTAGAACCTTTAACTGAACTCGACGTCAGCGCATACGGCTACGAATTAATCCGGGAAATCGTGCTTCCGGATATCCTGGGCCCGGAACATTCATCCATGATGTATTGGGCGGGAAAACGCCTCGCCCGCAAATTTCCTCTTCAATCGTGGGAAGAAATCCCCGCCTTTTTTGAAAAAGCCGGCTGGGGAACTTTGACAAACACCGGATCAAAAAAGCAAGAGCTTGAATTTGAACTGGAAGGACCGCTCGTATCCAGCAGGCTTAAACATCAGAAAGAGCCGTGTTTTCAGCTTGAAGCCGGTTTTATAGCCGAACAGATTCAATTGATGAACGATCAGATTGCAGAATCTTATGAACAGGTAAAAAAGAGAGCGGATAAAGTCGTCCTGACTGTAAAATGGGATATGAAGGACCCTGTATAA